The following coding sequences are from one Nicotiana tabacum cultivar K326 chromosome 1, ASM71507v2, whole genome shotgun sequence window:
- the LOC107787330 gene encoding protein DETOXIFICATION 18-like — translation MAIDNSSNVRSPELPPPVLSGGEEMVAAAITKQKWWNKIIDVKEAKNQILFSLPMIVVNGSIYFINLVSVMFAGHLGKLELAASNLGNSWAMVSGFSFMVGLSGALETLCGQGFGAGMYRMLGIHLQTSCIISFFFSIVIAVIWWYSDMILILLRQDPEIAKEAGVFLKFLMPGLFAYGVLQNIVRFLQTQLIILPLVVCSVGTLVIHIGIAYALVHWTGLAFKGASLAASISIWIAVLMLGLYVFLSSRFNHIWDGFSLEPFRHIFTNLKLALPSAAMVCLEYWAFELLVLMAGLMKNSETTTSVVAMSVNTETIAYMISYGLSAAASTRVANELGAGNPDKAKHAMAVTLKLSIILALIVDLALFFGHNAWASLFSDSAEIISKFAAMTPLLLISFVFDFFQGILSGVARGCGWQRWAMCINFATFYAIGMPIAVVLAFKYKLQGQGLWVGLICGLACQASGLFLLTLLIRWKRVEGPTQSNREIESQA, via the exons ATGGCTATAGATAACTCCTCAAATGTGAGAAGTCCTGAGTTACCGCCGCCAGTATTATCTGGCGGCGAAGAAATGGTGGCGGCCGCGATAACAAAACAGAAGTGGTGGAATAAGATAATAGATGTAAAGGAAGCGAAGAATCAGATATTGTTTTCGTTACCTATGATTGTTGTGAATGGTAGCAtatatttcatcaatcttgttTCTGTTATGTTTGCTGGTCATCTTGGCAAACTTGAActtgctgcctcaaatcttggtaATTCTTGGGCTATGGTCTCTGGTTTCTCTTTCATG GTTGGACTAAGTGGTGCACTCGAGACATTATGCGGCCAAGGATTCGGAGCAGGAATGTACAGGATGTTGGGAATACATCTGCAGACATCATGCATCATAtcattcttcttttcaatagtgaTTGCTGTTATATGGTGGTATTCTGATATGATTCTTATTTTACTTCGTCAAGATCCTGAAATCGCTAAAGAAGCAGGGGTGTTCTTGAAATTTCTCATGCCTGGATTGTTTGCATATGGTGTATTGCAAAACATAGTGAGGTTTCTTCAGACGCAGTTAATTATCCTACCTCTCGTCGTGTGTTCAGTGGGAACTTTAGTTATCCATATTGGTATTGCCTATGCCTTGGTTCATTGGACTGGTCTTGCTTTTAAAGGAGCATCATTAGCAGCTTCAATTTCTATCTGGATTGCAGTCCTCATGTTAGGTCTGTACGTGTTTTTATCGAGTAGATTCAACCATATTTGGGATGGTTTCTCATTAGAGCCATTTCGCCATATCTTTACGAACTTGAAATTGGCGTTGCCCTCTGCTGCCATGGTCTG TTTGGAGTACTGGGCTTTTGAGCTTCTTGTGTTAATGGCTGGTTTGatgaaaaactcagaaacaactactTCTGTAGTTGCAATGAG TGTAAATACTGAAACCATCGCCTACATGATATCTTATGGTCTGAGTGCAGCTGCAAG CACTAGGGTGGCAAATGAGTTAGGAGCTGGAAATCCAGACAAAGCAAAACATGCTATGGCTGTTACACTCAAGCTATCTATTATTCTTGCTCTTATAGTTGATTTGGCTCTATTTTTTGGTCATAATGCCTGGGCTAGTCTCTTCAGTGATAGCGCGGAGATAATTAGTAAATTTGCCGCCATGACGCCTCTCTTGTTAATATCCTTCGTATTCGATTTCTTTCAAGGAATTTTATCAG GGGTGGCTAGGGGATGCGGGTGGCAACGTTGGGCTATGTGCATCAACTTCGCAACATTCTATGCCATCGGCATGCCAATAGCAGTCGTCCTTGCTTTCAAGTACAAACTACAGGGTCAG GGTTTATGGGTGGGCTTGATATGTGGTCTAGCTTGCCAAGCTTCTGGCTTATTTCTATTGACATTGTTGATCAGATGGAAAAGAGTAGAGGGCCCAACACAAAGCAATAGAGAAATTGAATCTCAAGCTTAA